Proteins from one Odocoileus virginianus isolate 20LAN1187 ecotype Illinois chromosome 29, Ovbor_1.2, whole genome shotgun sequence genomic window:
- the CRACD gene encoding capping protein-inhibiting regulator of actin dynamics isoform X3 — MFLRQLGKNIRFGQPPPDAIPMKKVDSGEPRFEEDLFLTGPVEVVTQQDLILSDTENKPSETPSSPSPLDLPGARSEMEEKVAPAKPSRPKRHLSSAGTIESVNLDAIPLAIARLDNSAAKHKLSIKPKNQRVSRKHRRLVGDRQNEHRGLPHPPSPDQNGHPGEDKPIWHEREPEPLDSEEEKRRQEEYWRELEAKCKRQKAEAAERRRLEEQRLQALERRLWEENRRQELLVEEKEEEEEEEEGEEREIQLEAEKRQSEEETQSLEEPGSQDPEQREEEEGGLPEAEEPVYPEEEAQHLGRCLVQEEGEARSWQEAEKLRQEEEERELEELRRLEEQGQWAAERQRLEEEERQRELEEEKRMEALRRQEELEAQRWREEEEVRKREELKKREDLDAKRRQEVEKKLQEAPRVEEENQPQLDYKSGLRSPFQSDLAEKAEEQEHPKLEKPRENAEKPSIWVKQSQEATETSGEQPGKQGDVPGDRGSGQQEMREVINLQPPQKPEAPGEEMLAPGEKEAAAPETDRKVEELRWQEVDERQTMPRPYTFQVSSGGKQILFPKVNLSPVKPMKDEGLTSAPQEPKAPKASPASHALPSTLSIPHTAILVTGAQLCGPAVNLSQIKDTACKSLLGLSEEKKPVDVPALENAARTPGEPRAGSAKTRPPPESPSSAAALAEWASIRSRILKSSESDQRGEREQAQARDELTPRGRCDSRGNLRRTPPVNAKFSIKPAWQKFSDGGGEGSRPSAEGESVRKRCAPGPSEEPVAQPAAADTKEALKAAEKPRAHQEPTDTTEGCKFAKDLPSFLVPGLPYPPQKAVAQGEPGTTSDGQAADGAGKPEPAMPAGEDKASLFGIKLRRTNYSLRFHCDQQAEQKKKKRHSSAEDGADGAPAAPGSAHGERETEAEAPRPGPLLPAERKPTPAPWKDSSESPPSLSPPAAQPGPPLAGSQPPAPEQDKAANRLPLAQKPALAPKPAGQTPPSSPLSKVSRPYLVELLTRRVGKPEPEPSERCKEGRDSGWPPSPPPPEERKEQKREKEEQVETERKPASPAPSSGQEKPAPTPEAGRKEKPMLQSRHSLDGSKLVEKAETAQPLWVTLALQKQKGFREQQATREERKQAREAKQAEKLSREHVSVTPQPGSSSVGRPGSLHKPAAQPEEKKPETPVSRLERREQLRKANTLPTSVTVEISDSAPPAPLVKEVTKRFSNPDAAPVSTEPAWLALAKRKAKAWSDCPQIIK; from the exons ATGTTCCTG CGACAGTTGGGCAAAAACATCAGGTTTGGGCAGCCGCCACCCGACGCCATTCCCATGAAGAAGGTGGACAGTGGCGAGCCTCGCTTCGAAGAGGACCTGTTCCTCACTGGTCCCGTGGAAGTCGTGACTCAGCAAGACCTCATCCTCTCAGACACCGAGAACAAA CCCAGTGAGACGCCCAGTTCTCCAAGTCCTCTGGATCTGCCCGGAGCCAGAAGTGAGATGGAAGAGAAG GTTGCTCCAGCTAAACCATCCCGGCCCAAGAGGCACCTTTCTTCTGCCGGCACCATCGAAAGTGTCAACCTGGATGCCATCCCCCTGGCCATCGCTCGACTGGATAACAGTGCCGCCAAGCACAAACTGTCCATTAAGCCAAAAAATCAGAGGGTGTCCAGGAAGCACAGGCGACTTGTCGGG GATCGACAGAACGAGCACCGTGGCCTCCCGCATCCGCCATCCCCGGACCAGAACGGACACCCTGGAGAAGACAAGCCAATCTGGCATGAAAGGGAGCCAGAGCCGCTGGACTCGGAGGAAGAGAAGCGACGCCAGGAAGAATACTGGCGAGAACTCGAGGCCAAGTGCAAACGGCAAAAGGCCGAAGCTGCGGAGAGGCGACGCCTGGAAGAGCAGAGGCTCCAGGCTCTGGAGCGGAGGCTTTGGGAGGAGAACAGAAGGCAGGAACTCTtggtggaggagaaggaggaggaggaggaggaggaggagggggaggaaagagaaatacaGCTAGAGGCAGAGAAGAGGCAGAGCGAAGAAGAGACGCAGAGCCTGGAAGAGCCGGGCTCCCAGGAcccagagcagagggaggaggaggaaggaggactCCCGGAGGCCGAGGAGCCTGTGTACCCGGAGGAAGAGGCGCAGCACCTGGGGAGATGCTTGGttcaggaggagggggaggctcGGAGCTGGCAGGAGGCCGAGAAGCTgcggcaggaggaggaggagagagagttGGAGGAACTCCGAAGACTGGAGGAGCAGGGGCAGTGGGCAGCCgagaggcagaggctggaagaggaagaaaggcagagggagctggaggaggaaaaaCGGATGGAGGCGCTCAGGAGGCAGGAGGAACTGGAGGCCCAGAGatggcgggaggaggaggaggtgaggaagagggAAGAACTGAAGAAGCGAGAAGACTTGGATGCCAAGAGGAGGCAGGAAGTGGAGAAGAAGCTTCAGGAAGCACCGAGGGTGGAAGAGGAGAATCAGCCACAGCTGGACTACAAAAGCGGCTTGAGGAGCCCATTTCAGAGCGACTTAGCGGAGAAAGCAGAAGAGCAAGAACACCCGAAACTCGAGAAGCCGAGAGAAAACGCCGAGAAACCGAGTATCTGGGTGAAGCAGAGCCAAGAGGCCACGGAGACATCGGGGGAGCAGCCCGGAAAGCAGGGGGATGTTCCTGGGGATCGCGGTTCTGGACAGCAGGAAATGAGGGAAGTAATCAACCTGCAGCCTCCCCAGAAGCCAGAGGCCCCAGGGGAAGAGATGCTGGCGCCCGGAGAGAAGGAAGCTGCCGCtccagagacagacagaaaggtGGAGGAACTCAGATGGCAGGAGGTGGATGAGCGGCAGACCATGCCCAGACCCTACACTTTCCAGGTGTCCTCGGGAGGGAAACAAATTCTCTTTCCCAAAGTCAATCTGAGCCCGGTGAAGCCCATGAAAGATGAGGGGCTCACCTCAGCTCCTCAAGAGCCCAAGGCCCCCAAAGCCAGCCCGGCCTCCCACGCCCTGCCCTCAACCCTGAGCATCCCCCACACGGCCATCCTGGTCACCGGAGCCCAGCTCTGCGGCCCAGCCGTCAACCTGAGCCAGATCAAGGACACTGCGTGCAAGTCTCTCCTGGGCTTGTCGGAAGAAAAGAAGCCGGTGGATGTCCCGGCCCTGGAGAACGCAGCCCGAACCCCAGGGGAACCCCGGGCAGGCAGTGCGAAGACCAGGCCCCCACCGGAGTCTCCGAGCAGCGCGGCCGCGCTCGCTGAATGGGCTTCCATTCGCTCCCGAATCCTGAAGAGCTCAGAGAGTGACCAGCGGGGCGAGAGAGAGCAGGCTCAGGCCAGGGATGAGCTCACGCCCAGGGGCCGGTGTGATTCCCGGGGAAACCTCCGGAGGACCCCGCCCGTAAATGCCAAGTTCTCCATTAAGCCTGCCTGGCAGAAGTTCTCcgatgggggcggggagggctccAGACCCAGCGCGGAAGGGGAGAGCGTCAGGAAGAGATGCGCGCCGGGACCCAGCGAAGAGCCCGTGGCCCAGCCGGCTGCTGCTGATACTAAAGAGGCCCTGAAAGCTGCAGAGAAACCCAGGGCGCACCAGGAGCCAACGGACACCACAGAGGGGTGCAAATTTGCCAAAGACCTTCCATCTTTCCTCGTTCCGGGCCTCCCTTACCCGCCACAGAAAGCAGTGGCCCAGGGGGAGCCCGGGACCACTTCAGACGGCCAGGCCGCAGACGGAGCAGGAAAGCCAGAGCCCGCGATGCCAGCTGGGGAGGATAAAGCGTCCCTTTTCGGAATAAAACTGAGAAGGACCAACTACTCCCTGCGCTTCCACTGCGACCAAcaagcagaacagaaaaagaagaaaaggcacaGCAGCGCAGAGGACGGCGCCGACGGGGCGCCGGCGGCCCCGGGGAGCGCACACGGAGAGCGGGAGACGGAGGCCGAagcccccaggcctggcccctTGCTCCCCGCCGAGAGGAAGCCAACGCCGGCCCCCTGGAAGGACTCCTCTGAAAGCCCTCccagcctctctcctcctgcGGCCCAGCCCGGGCCCCCCCTGGCCGGCAGCCAGCCCCCGGCTCCGGAGCAGGACAAGGCAGCCAACAGGTTGCCCCTGGCCCAGAAGCCAGCCCTGGCCCCCAAGCCCGCGGGCCAGACCCCACCATCCTCCCCGCTCTCCAAGGTGAGCAGGCCCTACTTGGTGGAGTTGCTGACTCGCCGGGTGGGGAAGCCCGAGCCGGAGCCCAGCGAGCGGTGCAAGGAGGGCCGGGACAGCGGCTGGCCGCCCTCGCCCCCGCCGCCTgaggagagaaaggagcagaagCGGGAGAAGGAGGAACAGGTGGAAACCGAGAGGAAACCGGCTTCCCCGGCTCCATCCTCTGGGCAAGAGAAGCCTGCCCCAACGCCCGAGGCGGGGAGGAAAG AAAAGCCGATGCTTCAGAGCAGACATTCCTTAGATGGCTCCAAGCTTGTGGAGAAGGCTGAGACCGCGCAGCCACTGTGGGTCACGCTGGCGCTGCAGAAACAGAAGGGGTTTCGGGAGCAGCAGGCAACTCGGGAAGAGAGGAAGCAAGCCAGGGAGGCCAAACAGGCAGAGAAGCTCTCCAGAGAGCAC GTCAGTGTTACCCCGCAGCCTGGAAGCAGCAGCGTCGGCAGACCTGGCTCCCTGCACAAGCCCGCCGCTCAGCCAGAAGAGAAGAAGCCAGAGACGCCAGTGTCCAGGCTTGAGCGCAGAGAACAGCTCAGAAAGGCCAACACTCTTCCTACATCAGTGACAG tGGAGATCTCTGATTCAGCTCCCCCAGCGCCACTGGTGAAAGAAGTCACAAAGAGGTTCTCCAACCCAGATGCTGCCCCCGTGTCAACAGAGCCAGCCTGGCTGGCTTTGGCCAAAAGGAAAGCCAAGGCCTGGAGCGACTGTCCGCAGATTATTAAGTAA